In Mytilus trossulus isolate FHL-02 chromosome 6, PNRI_Mtr1.1.1.hap1, whole genome shotgun sequence, a single window of DNA contains:
- the LOC134720918 gene encoding receptor-interacting serine/threonine-protein kinase 4-like, which translates to MTSRYHSRNSMEDLFTSLRNGSVQLLTKYKKNGGYIDVVDSEGKSLLIHSLFDHNIARTKLLIKLGCNINLGTTNGLSPLHVACIQKSLPQVKLLMENGANIKVKTDIGRTPLMQAIITGSYQIVEKLLTLGSEVNVFDNIRNTPLQIALLMKREDIADLLVEQKGINLSLSFRCRIDEDFLYITKYLLQKGANPFARGQSGSRQQAFFPAMLDLEIVSSQEFSSKLEPIYKEIFTEYGLSTASYTKNRMLQEFFNCSPILRLFEIEPTLQISVDRCVNKVFNKFLSILKTLSGLGLVFPISKDIWQCERDNTRLVDIVNQLKNQQQFWSVIYAIQRSPPSLKQQCRTAVRSQLTFGVTHKVQQLPLPEQIKQYLCFPELK; encoded by the coding sequence ATGACAAGTCGTTATCACTCACGAAACAGTATGGAAGATCTATTCACTTCCTTGAGAAATGGAAGTGTTCAGCTACTGACCAAGTATAAAAAGAATGGTGGTTATATTGATGTTGTTGATTCTGAAGGGAAATCCTTGTTAATACACAGCTTATTTGATCACAATATTGCAAGGACAAAATTGTTAATTAAACTAGGCTGCAACATTAATCTTGGCACAACAAATGGATTATCTCCCTTGCATGTTGCATGCATACAGAAAAGTTTGCCACAGGTTAAATTGTTAATGGAAAATGGAGctaatataaaagttaaaactgatattGGAAGGACACCTCTTATGCAAGCCATAATTACCGGTAGTTACCAGATTGTGGAAAAGCTTTTGACATTGGGATCAGAAGTGaatgtttttgacaatataagAAACACTCCACTTCAGATAGCATTGTTAATGAAAAGAGAAGATATTGCAGATTTACTTGTCGAACAGAAGGGAATaaatttatcattatcattCCGTTGTCGTATTGATGAAgactttttatatattacaaaataccTTCTTCAAAAGGGAGCTAATCCTTTTGCAAGAGGCCAATCTGGTAGCAGACAACAAGCTTTCTTTCCTGCAATGCTGGATTTGGAGATTGTTTCTTCTCAAGAATTTTCTTCCAAACTTGAACCAATTTATAAGGAAATTTTTACAGAGTATGGACTGTCTACTGCATCTTACACAAAAAACAGAATGCTGCAAGAATTTTTTAACTGCAGTCCAATTTTACGTTTGTTTGAAATTGAACCCACCTTACAAATTAGTGTTGATAGATGTGTAAATAAGGTCTTTAACAAATTTTTGTCAATACTTAAAACATTAAGTGGCCTTGGTCTTGTTTTCCCAATAAGTAAAGATATTTGGCAATGTGAACGTGACAATACAAGACTAGTAGATATTGTGAACCAGCTAAAAAATCAACAACAGTTTTGGTCAGTTATATATGCCATACAAAGATCTCCACCTTCACTGAAACAACAGTGTCGAACAGCTGTAAGATCTCAGTTAACATTTGGTGTTACACACAAGGTACAGCAGCTTCCTTTACCAGAacaaataaagcaatatttatgctTTCCAGAactcaaatga